The Eubacteriaceae bacterium Marseille-Q4139 genome has a window encoding:
- a CDS encoding ParB/RepB/Spo0J family partition protein, which yields MAKRGLGKGLGAFFGEDAEQKKSADIPEEVKKESAKENKKKTPEKAVQTKIVEKIVEKPVEQKLKLSLIEPNRTQPRKNFDEEELNELADSIKKYGVLQPLLVQKKDDHYEIVAGERRWRAAKLAGISEVPVLIREYDRQQTMEIALIENVQRTDLNPIEEALAYQRLTEEFHLTQEEIASRVSKNRATITNSMRLLKLDPRVQQMLIDGTLSNGHARALLALEDGEKQFAAAQKIVQENLSVRDVERLVKSLNRIEADNPKRKTGPDISLIYKELEERLKSIMGTKVIINRKDKNKGRIEIEYYSQEELERLIELMESLHS from the coding sequence ATGGCAAAAAGAGGATTGGGAAAAGGCCTGGGGGCATTTTTCGGTGAAGATGCAGAACAGAAGAAAAGTGCAGATATTCCGGAAGAAGTAAAAAAGGAATCCGCAAAAGAAAACAAAAAAAAGACGCCAGAGAAGGCGGTTCAGACAAAAATTGTTGAAAAAATCGTGGAAAAACCGGTAGAACAGAAGCTTAAACTGTCTTTGATTGAGCCGAACCGTACACAGCCGCGGAAAAATTTTGACGAGGAAGAACTGAATGAGCTTGCAGATTCCATTAAGAAATATGGAGTCCTTCAGCCTCTTCTGGTTCAGAAAAAGGATGACCATTACGAGATCGTGGCTGGTGAGAGAAGATGGCGTGCGGCAAAGCTTGCCGGCATTTCGGAGGTTCCGGTCTTGATTCGGGAGTATGACAGACAGCAGACCATGGAAATTGCGCTGATTGAGAATGTCCAACGCACGGATCTGAATCCCATTGAGGAGGCGCTGGCATATCAGAGGCTGACAGAAGAATTCCATCTGACACAGGAGGAGATTGCCAGCCGCGTTTCCAAGAATCGTGCGACAATCACCAACAGCATGCGCCTTTTGAAGCTGGATCCGCGCGTCCAGCAGATGTTAATTGACGGAACGCTGTCAAACGGGCATGCAAGGGCGCTTCTTGCCCTTGAGGATGGGGAAAAGCAGTTTGCGGCGGCGCAGAAGATTGTCCAGGAAAATTTAAGCGTCCGTGACGTGGAGAGGCTTGTAAAATCGTTAAATAGGATAGAAGCTGACAATCCGAAAAGAAAAACAGGCCCTGATATCAGCCTGATTTACAAAGAGCTGGAGGAACGGCTGAAATCCATTATGGGAACGAAGGTCATTATCAACAGAAAAGATAAGAATAAGGGACGAATTGAAATCGAATATTACTCGCAGGAAGAGCTGGAGCGGTTGATCGAATTGATGGAATCGCTGCATTCCTGA
- a CDS encoding suppressor of fused domain protein — protein MNKEEELTQTGFDAISHAMQGLYPGQEGLYYGTIIPAFLGGDDPLDGVEVWKSEHCAPHWHYVTYGFTELYEKECDNPDESGYGFELTFRMKRGDEEQPPAWPISLLQNLARYVFSSGNVFGSGHHMNANGPIALETDTRLTALGFRVDPELGELDTPNGHVVFLQVVGLTADEMDAMMCWDGEKFLSAMEKQIPLCITDLSRTSMMENSAFCAVWQEGMERDGSSTGFLYMDELGFQTESGHSILRLGAGHGETLARMLRARVRKGRNLFLQGSSQAVLFRPGEAAAVCEEDGMPVLTLTAGVLEELCAALQPRAGRYPLTVFPMTVELIPTRIADRDGNVIKVIE, from the coding sequence ATGAACAAAGAAGAAGAATTGACTCAGACTGGTTTTGACGCCATTTCCCATGCCATGCAGGGGCTATACCCCGGACAGGAGGGGCTTTACTATGGCACCATCATCCCTGCTTTCCTCGGCGGGGACGATCCGCTGGACGGTGTGGAGGTGTGGAAAAGCGAGCACTGCGCGCCCCACTGGCACTATGTCACCTATGGATTTACGGAATTATATGAAAAAGAATGTGATAATCCGGATGAAAGCGGCTACGGATTTGAGCTGACTTTCCGGATGAAACGCGGAGATGAGGAACAGCCGCCTGCCTGGCCCATCAGCCTGTTGCAGAATCTGGCCCGCTATGTGTTCTCCAGCGGAAATGTTTTCGGCTCCGGCCACCACATGAACGCGAATGGGCCCATCGCCCTGGAAACAGATACCCGGCTCACTGCCCTCGGCTTCCGCGTGGATCCGGAACTGGGCGAACTGGATACACCTAACGGTCATGTTGTATTTTTGCAGGTGGTAGGGCTGACGGCGGATGAAATGGATGCCATGATGTGCTGGGATGGAGAAAAATTCCTGTCTGCAATGGAAAAACAGATCCCCCTGTGCATCACCGACTTGTCCCGTACTTCCATGATGGAAAATTCCGCTTTTTGCGCTGTCTGGCAGGAGGGGATGGAGCGGGACGGCTCTTCCACAGGCTTTCTCTATATGGATGAACTCGGGTTCCAGACGGAAAGCGGCCATTCCATTCTCCGCCTGGGCGCGGGACACGGTGAAACTCTGGCCCGTATGCTGCGGGCCAGGGTCAGAAAAGGCCGGAACCTGTTTTTGCAGGGCAGCAGTCAGGCTGTCCTGTTCCGTCCAGGGGAAGCGGCCGCTGTGTGTGAGGAAGATGGCATGCCAGTTCTGACCCTGACGGCAGGCGTTCTGGAGGAACTTTGCGCTGCACTCCAGCCACGGGCGGGGAGATATCCGCTGACCGTGTTTCCCATGACTGTGGAACTTATTCCAACCAGAATCGCCGACCGGGACGGGAATGTGATAAAGGTGATTGAGTGA
- a CDS encoding DUF1835 domain-containing protein, whose protein sequence is MLEVVFSDSAAGNMAVAIGHKGYLGCATSVIISNNDGTVSQEEIEKFQRKAEERERFGWENAVPLEGNRKNIINLSLALSVGNISEAVIGLEREAALSLLMSIHPSMASDVVAEILDTSRKSYATLLEEVQNGEPIRVWVGREPDDVCGLYWLMEQLRPIGFEKLDVTLVELPSWEARQDGCIVQYNGWGEIEPYHMERMALLGKKLPTNYLRSLANRWKELQQENSFLRAVVNGKLVSVPETQYDAFILRELDALEDEFNEGFLVGRVLGKYQLGIGDGWIALRIEQFIKDGLLVPITTPSPNAPIYHRFLKKIKR, encoded by the coding sequence ATGTTAGAAGTAGTATTTAGTGATAGTGCCGCAGGAAATATGGCGGTGGCGATTGGACATAAGGGATATTTAGGCTGTGCCACCAGTGTAATTATCTCTAACAATGATGGTACAGTTTCGCAAGAAGAAATCGAAAAATTTCAGCGTAAAGCAGAAGAACGAGAGCGTTTCGGTTGGGAGAACGCCGTTCCATTAGAAGGAAATCGGAAGAACATCATCAATCTTTCACTGGCCTTGTCGGTAGGCAATATTTCAGAGGCAGTAATTGGTTTGGAACGAGAGGCAGCATTATCTCTGCTGATGAGCATCCACCCTAGTATGGCATCTGACGTTGTGGCCGAAATCCTCGACACATCTCGCAAGAGTTATGCCACACTACTGGAAGAGGTTCAGAATGGAGAGCCAATTCGTGTGTGGGTAGGACGAGAACCAGATGATGTGTGTGGTCTGTATTGGCTGATGGAGCAATTACGACCTATCGGGTTTGAAAAGTTGGATGTTACCCTCGTGGAACTTCCGTCGTGGGAAGCAAGACAAGACGGGTGTATTGTCCAGTATAACGGATGGGGCGAAATTGAACCTTATCACATGGAGCGGATGGCATTACTGGGAAAGAAGCTGCCGACAAATTACCTACGCAGTTTGGCGAATCGTTGGAAAGAGCTTCAGCAGGAAAATTCTTTCCTTCGTGCTGTTGTAAATGGCAAACTGGTCAGCGTACCGGAAACACAGTATGATGCATTTATACTTCGAGAGTTGGATGCTCTGGAGGATGAATTTAATGAAGGTTTCCTTGTCGGACGGGTTCTTGGAAAATATCAATTAGGAATCGGTGATGGGTGGATTGCTTTGCGTATTGAACAATTCATCAAAGATGGACTTTTAGTTCCAATTACAACGCCATCACCCAACGCTCCTATTTATCATCGCTTTTTGAAGAAGATAAAGAGATAG
- a CDS encoding effector binding domain-containing protein, whose amino-acid sequence MISRIKKAFVVIGKEGSTLDGEGFIQKLWDDANSHFSEIAHLAKKDANGNLVGIWGTMSDMSHSFKPWEDGFRKGLYLAGVECVDDAEAPDGWTKWTIPGYEYLVAENYNGVFEDTIRQMNEEGISLAGAVHDFTDPATGKGYMYFPIRKIS is encoded by the coding sequence ATGATTTCGAGAATAAAAAAAGCATTTGTTGTCATCGGCAAAGAGGGTTCAACATTAGACGGTGAAGGCTTTATTCAGAAATTATGGGATGATGCAAACAGTCATTTTAGTGAAATAGCACATCTGGCAAAGAAAGACGCAAACGGAAATCTTGTGGGCATATGGGGAACTATGTCTGACATGTCCCACTCATTTAAACCATGGGAAGATGGATTTCGCAAAGGATTGTATCTGGCAGGAGTAGAATGTGTTGATGATGCAGAAGCACCTGACGGATGGACAAAATGGACCATACCTGGTTATGAGTACCTGGTTGCTGAAAACTATAATGGAGTGTTTGAAGATACCATTAGACAAATGAACGAAGAAGGGATTTCTCTTGCCGGAGCAGTTCACGATTTTACCGATCCTGCAACGGGAAAGGGATACATGTATTTTCCTATTAGAAAGATTTCATAA
- a CDS encoding DUF4253 domain-containing protein, whose product MDILKQCQTWNENHEYQKILDALEAIPAKERTPEMDSELARAYNNLADPCKPEGVHMLKRAIALLKPHEEAFVDDHFWNFRMGYAYFYLDQEGRALPYFRRALKARPGDQDTQELIEQCEACIALPQFRRSFRERTEAAWKAFSEKEDRLRQIMNEDKNHERGEELIEQCEHILNLAFDDISYEIGYNGEKYELILTPEGDKVKLFELVYFRKHAPKQVLEHWNILVGRQPNPGIGLRTEDGWEIFGDDVQAWLDKQGEKSFALSAFCEKLLPLLPEKEGKVWWMLTTLTDQILGEIPHMQYIDSFDVLETPREEPAILMSKLPDKLKELGLNLSADPESCLETYIGYKMKPNEDPDDDWRLDTIAGSTCCTALVNGYLNADNDWMDALHADGAAAGFLIYPLDTLREEKGSQKIFDFRDKLEEALAAGDGPEVLTLTGGATGIFCGYVDFIAWDLQAALHMAGEFFANSDIPWASFHTFRREAASVRLKNPADGGLEHEDIYSPEADEEEESQHDPTGAFGGFVLLSKGEWDKEQFIRDMKEKWDISVSEDEGKRDDSAVFDVGGMIAAVSLMPYPIPDGEAEANAENNYLWPDAVKAAREHSAHLMVAVLGKEENVLERGKLYAKLMAACCRQKYTSGVYTSGVVFEPRFYEGFADMMQNGELPIFNWIWFGLYRDENGMNAYTYGMDVFGKDEMEVLGADAEPGELRNFLASLVSYVLESGVELHDGETIGFSENDKHAITRSEGVSLPEDQMTLKISYEPIESDSEEEDSTAMDDAAYHLESIQEKQLPVDEISAYNHMAIYLRWCMEHDLMGERFLAEHGEAIKQVKENPASLDLRDFIRKELYGCLFSALFNRKGQAFAEYYYGENDSPYYPSDIDDYALAYFGPERYHSDEFRQEAYLFIPFDENYYQAMAKVIEGRFANWQGQHFDEETMEPSELSQAVMKYLDCECTYFPSMKDDDPIISAYRYARRLGVREGFVPVLVKADETLWECLVMNSDPDSDGDDGYGFNPEKVAEYRKNMLSAPVMDGKAVLEKLTGERRAEAEDDEMDWEEEILGEMEGGYQNCRFSGIWDSDTDMTYPLILAKIPVRHPWEIFAYLPFGSWNECPDTPELMAAAKYWFEQYGAVPAVMTHDELEFDLPAPISGEKAMEAATEQYGFCPDVIDQGAEDATVGALADVLRQSFVWYFWWD is encoded by the coding sequence ATGGATATTTTAAAACAGTGCCAAACATGGAACGAAAATCACGAATACCAGAAGATCCTTGACGCGCTGGAAGCAATCCCTGCCAAAGAGCGCACGCCGGAAATGGACAGCGAACTGGCCCGCGCCTACAACAATCTGGCAGATCCATGTAAGCCGGAGGGCGTCCACATGCTCAAACGGGCCATTGCGCTTTTAAAGCCCCACGAGGAAGCCTTTGTGGATGACCATTTCTGGAACTTCCGCATGGGCTATGCCTACTTTTATCTGGATCAGGAAGGACGGGCACTGCCCTATTTCCGCAGAGCGCTGAAGGCCCGCCCCGGCGATCAGGATACCCAGGAACTGATTGAACAATGCGAAGCGTGCATTGCCCTGCCTCAGTTCAGGAGAAGCTTTCGGGAGCGGACAGAGGCAGCATGGAAGGCATTTTCCGAGAAAGAGGACAGGCTGCGCCAGATCATGAATGAGGACAAAAACCATGAGCGGGGCGAAGAGCTGATCGAACAATGCGAACACATCCTGAATCTGGCCTTTGACGACATCTCCTACGAAATCGGATATAACGGGGAAAAGTATGAATTGATCCTCACGCCGGAGGGGGATAAGGTCAAGCTGTTTGAGCTTGTCTATTTCCGGAAACATGCTCCCAAACAGGTGCTGGAACACTGGAACATTCTGGTTGGCCGCCAGCCGAATCCTGGTATCGGCCTGCGTACCGAAGACGGCTGGGAAATTTTCGGGGACGATGTGCAGGCCTGGCTGGATAAACAGGGCGAAAAGAGCTTTGCTCTCTCTGCCTTCTGTGAAAAACTGCTGCCCCTGCTCCCTGAAAAGGAAGGGAAGGTCTGGTGGATGCTCACCACGCTCACCGATCAGATTCTGGGGGAAATCCCCCACATGCAATATATTGACAGTTTTGATGTTCTGGAGACACCCAGGGAAGAACCGGCCATCCTCATGTCCAAACTGCCGGATAAGCTAAAGGAACTTGGCTTAAATCTCTCTGCTGACCCGGAAAGCTGTCTTGAAACCTACATCGGCTATAAAATGAAGCCCAATGAAGATCCGGACGATGACTGGCGGCTGGATACCATCGCAGGCTCCACCTGCTGTACGGCGCTCGTCAACGGCTATTTAAACGCCGACAACGACTGGATGGACGCTCTCCACGCGGACGGCGCGGCGGCGGGATTTCTCATTTATCCGCTGGATACCCTGCGTGAGGAAAAAGGCAGCCAGAAGATCTTCGACTTCCGCGACAAGCTGGAGGAAGCGCTTGCTGCCGGGGACGGGCCGGAGGTGCTCACCCTCACCGGCGGAGCCACCGGCATCTTCTGCGGCTATGTGGACTTCATCGCCTGGGATCTCCAGGCAGCGCTCCATATGGCCGGGGAATTCTTTGCAAACAGCGATATCCCCTGGGCAAGCTTCCATACCTTCCGGCGGGAGGCGGCCTCCGTGCGGCTAAAGAACCCGGCGGACGGCGGCCTGGAGCATGAAGATATTTACAGCCCGGAGGCCGATGAGGAAGAAGAATCCCAGCACGACCCTACGGGCGCCTTCGGCGGCTTTGTCCTACTGTCCAAAGGGGAATGGGACAAGGAACAGTTCATCCGGGACATGAAGGAAAAGTGGGACATTTCTGTGTCAGAGGACGAGGGCAAACGAGACGACTCGGCGGTGTTTGATGTGGGCGGCATGATTGCTGCCGTCAGCCTGATGCCCTACCCCATCCCCGACGGCGAGGCCGAGGCCAACGCAGAAAACAACTATCTGTGGCCGGATGCAGTAAAAGCGGCCAGGGAGCACAGCGCCCATTTGATGGTGGCGGTATTAGGCAAAGAGGAGAATGTCCTGGAGCGCGGCAAGCTCTATGCAAAGCTGATGGCCGCCTGCTGCCGTCAGAAATACACTTCCGGCGTTTACACCAGCGGCGTCGTGTTTGAACCCCGGTTCTACGAGGGCTTTGCCGACATGATGCAAAACGGCGAGCTTCCCATTTTCAACTGGATCTGGTTCGGCCTGTACCGGGATGAAAACGGCATGAACGCCTACACCTACGGCATGGATGTGTTCGGCAAGGACGAGATGGAGGTGCTTGGCGCCGACGCCGAACCGGGCGAGCTGCGTAACTTTCTGGCAAGCCTCGTGTCCTATGTGCTGGAGAGCGGCGTGGAACTTCACGACGGGGAAACCATCGGCTTCTCCGAGAACGATAAACACGCCATCACGCGCAGCGAAGGCGTTTCTCTTCCCGAGGATCAGATGACGCTTAAGATTTCTTATGAACCCATAGAGAGCGATTCTGAGGAAGAAGACAGCACGGCGATGGACGATGCAGCCTATCACCTGGAATCGATCCAGGAGAAACAGCTTCCGGTGGATGAGATTTCGGCCTATAACCACATGGCCATTTACCTGCGCTGGTGCATGGAGCATGACCTGATGGGAGAAAGGTTCCTGGCGGAACATGGCGAAGCCATAAAGCAGGTCAAAGAAAACCCGGCCAGCCTGGATCTGCGGGATTTTATCCGGAAGGAGCTGTACGGCTGTCTGTTCTCTGCCCTGTTCAATCGGAAGGGACAGGCTTTTGCCGAATACTATTATGGAGAAAATGACTCTCCCTACTACCCCAGTGACATTGATGACTATGCCCTGGCATACTTTGGCCCGGAGCGGTACCATTCGGATGAGTTCCGTCAGGAGGCGTACCTGTTCATCCCCTTTGACGAGAACTACTATCAGGCCATGGCGAAGGTGATAGAGGGACGCTTTGCCAACTGGCAGGGCCAGCATTTCGATGAGGAAACCATGGAGCCCTCCGAGCTGTCGCAGGCTGTGATGAAGTATCTGGACTGTGAATGCACCTACTTCCCTTCTATGAAGGACGACGATCCCATCATATCGGCGTACCGATACGCCCGGCGCCTTGGTGTGCGGGAGGGCTTTGTTCCCGTACTGGTGAAGGCCGACGAAACTCTGTGGGAGTGCCTGGTGATGAATTCTGATCCGGACAGCGACGGCGATGACGGCTATGGTTTCAATCCGGAGAAAGTGGCGGAGTACAGAAAAAACATGCTTTCTGCTCCCGTCATGGACGGAAAGGCAGTCCTTGAAAAACTGACCGGCGAACGCAGGGCCGAAGCCGAGGATGACGAGATGGACTGGGAGGAAGAAATCCTCGGTGAGATGGAAGGCGGTTATCAGAACTGCCGTTTTTCTGGCATCTGGGATTCTGATACGGACATGACGTATCCCCTCATTCTGGCAAAAATTCCGGTCAGACATCCATGGGAGATCTTTGCGTATCTGCCGTTCGGGAGTTGGAATGAATGCCCTGATACCCCGGAGCTGATGGCGGCAGCAAAATACTGGTTCGAGCAATACGGCGCTGTGCCTGCTGTCATGACCCATGATGAGCTGGAATTTGACCTTCCGGCTCCCATTTCCGGAGAAAAGGCCATGGAAGCAGCCACAGAACAGTACGGCTTCTGCCCGGATGTCATTGACCAGGGGGCAGAAGATGCCACGGTCGGCGCCCTGGCGGATGTGCTGCGGCAGTCTTTTGTCTGGTACTTCTGGTGGGACTGA
- a CDS encoding nucleotide pyrophosphohydrolase produces MKITIEELQEYLYDHYKNGGIDQSMFMKLVEEIGEVAEVLNKKAGRKSAGEEDLHTQLGNELADVIHYALAIAALNGIDMNDIIISKDKAASIKYNHKTNLEQFVKDKRNPNCNQ; encoded by the coding sequence ATGAAAATTACAATAGAAGAGTTACAGGAATACTTATATGACCATTATAAAAATGGTGGTATTGACCAAAGTATGTTTATGAAACTCGTAGAAGAAATTGGCGAAGTAGCTGAAGTCTTAAACAAAAAAGCAGGAAGGAAGTCTGCTGGTGAGGAAGATTTGCACACACAATTAGGTAACGAATTAGCCGATGTGATACATTATGCTCTGGCAATAGCTGCATTAAATGGGATTGATATGAATGATATTATCATCAGCAAAGATAAAGCAGCTTCTATAAAATATAACCATAAAACAAATTTAGAACAGTTTGTTAAAGATAAGCGGAACCCAAATTGCAACCAATAA
- a CDS encoding ParA family protein, which translates to MGRIIAITNQKGGVGKTTTAINLSACLAEAGQRVLAVDFDPQGNTTSGLGLEKGNLDNTVYELLMGECKLEECIFQSVQERLDVMPSDMDLSGAEIELLDIQNKESILKDYLEKVEDKYDFIIIDCPPSINLLTINALTAADTVIVPIQCEYYALEGLSQVLKTVALVQKKMNPHLEIEGVVFTMYDSRTNLSLEVVENVKEHLNQNIYKTIIPRNVRLAEAPSYGMPINQYDSRSSGAESYRLLAAEVISRGEEL; encoded by the coding sequence ATGGGACGCATTATTGCAATTACGAATCAAAAAGGTGGAGTTGGAAAAACGACAACAGCAATAAATTTGTCCGCCTGTCTGGCCGAAGCGGGACAGAGAGTTTTGGCTGTTGATTTTGATCCGCAGGGGAACACGACAAGCGGTCTTGGACTAGAAAAGGGAAATTTGGACAACACGGTGTATGAGCTCCTGATGGGAGAGTGCAAGCTGGAGGAATGTATTTTTCAGAGTGTGCAGGAAAGGCTGGATGTCATGCCTTCCGACATGGATCTGTCAGGTGCCGAGATTGAATTATTGGATATCCAGAATAAGGAATCCATTCTGAAAGACTATTTGGAAAAGGTGGAAGACAAGTATGATTTCATTATCATAGACTGTCCGCCTTCCATCAATCTTCTGACGATCAATGCATTGACAGCGGCAGATACGGTGATTGTTCCGATTCAGTGTGAGTATTATGCACTGGAGGGCTTAAGCCAGGTTTTAAAGACGGTCGCTTTGGTGCAGAAGAAGATGAATCCGCATTTGGAGATTGAAGGTGTTGTATTTACCATGTATGATTCCAGAACAAACTTATCTCTGGAAGTCGTGGAAAATGTAAAGGAACATCTGAATCAGAATATCTATAAGACAATTATTCCGAGAAACGTGAGGCTGGCAGAGGCACCAAGCTATGGTATGCCGATCAATCAGTATGACAGCCGGTCGTCGGGAGCAGAAAGCTATCGGCTTTTGGCCGCCGAGGTAATCAGCAGAGGAGAAGAATTGTAA
- a CDS encoding DUF4446 family protein: protein MENSMLNNLPIDPLIIIAGFSVLSLVLLVVVIICIVKMNKLYRRYDLFMRGKDAETLEDAIISILEELNELNVKDRGSKDMMKQLSKQVKSSFQKFGFVKYNAFKGMGGNLSFVIAMLDDNNSGFILDAVHSREGCYLYLKEVEEGATEVLLGGEEQEALEQALGYVKRPTLSERLSSNVRQAGEGKEKSGSGEQSIEIPNSERKKSERMKELRRRQREAELAAESRRPSRDYGEDEADFAAEEDENIKGEY, encoded by the coding sequence ATGGAAAACAGTATGTTAAATAATCTGCCGATTGACCCTCTGATTATCATCGCCGGATTTTCGGTGCTGTCACTGGTTCTTTTGGTAGTTGTGATAATATGCATTGTTAAGATGAATAAGCTGTACCGGCGGTATGACCTTTTCATGAGAGGAAAGGATGCGGAAACGCTGGAGGACGCGATTATCTCTATTTTAGAGGAGTTAAATGAGCTGAATGTGAAAGACCGCGGAAGCAAGGACATGATGAAGCAGCTTTCCAAGCAGGTGAAGTCGTCCTTCCAGAAATTCGGTTTTGTGAAATACAATGCATTTAAGGGGATGGGAGGAAATTTAAGCTTTGTGATTGCCATGCTGGATGACAATAATTCAGGCTTTATCCTGGATGCCGTGCATAGCCGCGAGGGCTGCTATCTTTACCTGAAGGAGGTTGAAGAGGGCGCTACCGAGGTGCTTCTTGGCGGAGAAGAGCAGGAGGCTCTTGAGCAGGCACTTGGATATGTCAAGCGTCCGACGCTTTCAGAGCGGTTAAGCAGCAATGTGCGTCAGGCCGGAGAGGGAAAAGAGAAGTCTGGTTCCGGTGAGCAGTCCATTGAAATTCCGAACAGCGAGCGGAAGAAGAGTGAACGTATGAAAGAGCTGAGAAGAAGGCAGAGGGAGGCGGAGTTGGCGGCAGAATCGAGACGTCCGTCCAGAGATTATGGAGAGGATGAAGCGGATTTTGCTGCGGAAGAGGACGAGAATATCAAAGGAGAATATTGA
- a CDS encoding alpha/beta hydrolase yields MKAKNKIITITLLSAAALTGTALINKYIKMSATSRNLLLQPEPRCFKWRLGNVYYTKCGTGKPLLLIHDLNYASSGCEWSNLVDLLKDHYTVYTIDLLGCGRSEKPNLTYTNFLYVQLLNDFIKSEIGHRTNVIATGTSASLATMACSYSPDLFEQFMFINPESISSGSQIPGKSAKLYKFILDLPIIGTLLYHMASSKKILTSVFTKEYFCNPYDVKPFYVDKYYESAHLGDSPKAIYSSSLCNYTKCNISRALEKIDNSIYLLGGAEQEDMESIIEEYTKCNPAIEYSTVPGTKHLPQLENPKEVFNTIKIFFN; encoded by the coding sequence ATGAAAGCCAAAAATAAAATTATCACCATAACCTTACTCTCCGCTGCTGCTCTGACCGGCACTGCCCTGATTAACAAATATATCAAAATGAGCGCCACATCCAGAAATCTCCTGCTCCAGCCGGAGCCGAGATGCTTTAAGTGGCGGCTTGGAAATGTTTACTATACAAAATGCGGAACAGGAAAACCGCTTCTCCTGATCCATGACCTGAACTACGCCTCCAGCGGATGCGAATGGTCAAACCTTGTTGATCTCTTAAAAGATCACTACACCGTATATACCATTGATCTCCTTGGCTGCGGCCGCTCTGAAAAGCCAAACCTGACCTACACCAATTTCCTGTATGTTCAGCTTCTCAACGACTTCATAAAATCAGAGATCGGCCATCGAACCAACGTCATTGCCACCGGAACATCCGCATCCCTTGCGACAATGGCATGCAGTTACAGCCCTGACCTGTTTGAGCAGTTCATGTTCATCAATCCGGAGAGCATCTCCTCCGGGAGCCAGATTCCAGGAAAATCGGCAAAGCTTTATAAATTCATCCTGGATCTTCCAATCATTGGAACCCTGCTCTACCACATGGCATCCAGCAAAAAAATACTTACTTCCGTTTTTACGAAAGAATACTTCTGCAATCCATACGATGTAAAGCCATTTTATGTAGACAAATACTACGAGTCCGCCCATCTCGGTGACTCGCCAAAAGCCATTTATTCAAGCTCCCTCTGCAATTACACCAAATGCAATATCAGCAGAGCGCTGGAAAAAATTGATAACAGCATCTACCTTCTCGGAGGCGCCGAGCAGGAAGACATGGAATCCATCATCGAGGAATACACAAAATGCAATCCAGCCATTGAATACTCCACAGTTCCAGGCACGAAACACCTGCCGCAGCTGGAAAATCCAAAAGAAGTATTCAATACCATCAAAATCTTCTTCAACTAA
- a CDS encoding DUF3881 family protein: MHKFLRTAGFSMYQKKKDIEKLLDMLETKASVEKTIQIDRDTNVCEIRSEVAPGIGLSIVGEINEKGEFEREFYFPYLQSDTESSKAECSVQRHAERETYAGMVDENNIGISLIFYVQNFLEYRERHMKRDAAFRVRSVNLAGLSVSGKILLPIKKTQKQIQRSKVAARDRNSLIEAARNGDEDAMETLTIEDIDLYSKISRRAMKEDLYSIIDSCFMPCGIECDQYSIIGEIKEFQKTRNIYTKEEIYQLHLECNDLLFSVCINSKDLLGEPAVGRRFKGQIWMQGRLNFEEIERI, from the coding sequence ATGCATAAATTTTTGCGTACTGCTGGCTTCAGCATGTATCAAAAGAAAAAAGACATTGAAAAGCTGCTGGATATGCTGGAGACGAAGGCATCTGTCGAGAAAACCATCCAGATAGACAGGGATACGAATGTCTGTGAAATCCGTTCCGAAGTGGCGCCTGGAATCGGGCTTTCCATCGTTGGTGAGATCAATGAGAAAGGAGAGTTCGAGCGGGAATTCTATTTTCCGTATCTCCAAAGTGATACGGAAAGCTCAAAGGCAGAATGTTCCGTTCAGCGTCATGCAGAGCGGGAGACATATGCCGGAATGGTGGATGAAAATAACATAGGAATCTCTTTGATCTTTTATGTGCAGAACTTTTTGGAATACAGAGAGCGGCATATGAAGCGTGACGCTGCATTCCGGGTTCGGTCGGTAAATCTTGCGGGTCTTTCGGTGTCAGGAAAAATCCTGCTTCCGATTAAGAAGACACAGAAGCAGATTCAGAGATCCAAGGTGGCGGCGAGGGACAGGAACAGCCTGATCGAGGCGGCGAGAAATGGCGATGAAGATGCCATGGAGACGCTGACGATTGAGGATATTGATCTGTATTCCAAAATTTCGCGGCGGGCCATGAAGGAAGATCTGTATTCGATCATTGATTCCTGCTTCATGCCATGCGGGATTGAATGTGACCAGTATTCCATTATTGGAGAAATTAAAGAATTTCAGAAAACCAGGAATATATATACAAAAGAAGAAATATATCAGCTTCATTTGGAATGCAACGATCTTCTGTTTTCTGTCTGTATCAACAGCAAGGATCTGCTGGGTGAACCGGCAGTCGGAAGGCGGTTTAAGGGGCAGATCTGGATGCAGGGCAGGCTGAATTTCGAGGAAATTGAAAGAATTTAG